From one Plasmodium yoelii strain 17X genome assembly, chromosome: 12 genomic stretch:
- a CDS encoding FAD synthetase has product MEEWKDYSKSLELYEKIEKIHKEYINEIKHCQTRTNCEKTENCENCESCENAEKAENCESRSSYGKNRDIIKPSMYNYDVVNYYKDELILKKKILELSEDILTAINNIYDMFRLCKENVFLSFNGGKDAVVILHLFRCAYAKYLYDVKSKIIKPKLIYFKDDTNEFPEIHQFVNECVYIYDFDINIINGKWETSITDFIEYIQKKYRDICINKLNITQTNSSLLSTSIAFINGTRYNDTYSEKLHILNVSSKGLPPYLYLNPIFYWTYGAVWTFILYFKLDYCILYDHGYSSIGSMDDTIKNEFLKCNNCYLPAYFLKNWEYERYNRLLHKKK; this is encoded by the coding sequence ATGGAAGAATGGAAAGACTATTCAAAATCATTGGAGTTGTATGAGAAAATTGAAAAGATACataaagaatatataaatgaaatcAAACATTGTCAGACACGCACAAATTGTGAAAAAACagaaaattgtgaaaattgTGAAAGTTGTGAAAATGCTGAAAAGGCTGAAAATTGTGAAAGCCGATCAAGTTATGGAAAAAATCGGGATATTATAAAACCAAGTATGTATAACTATGATGTAGTGAATTATTATAAAGatgaattaattttaaaaaaaaaaattttagaaTTATCAGAAGATATACTTACagcaataaataatatttatgatatGTTTCGGCTTTGTAAAGAAAATGtgtttttatcatttaatgGAGGAAAAGACGCTGTTGTcattttacatttatttagATGTGCATAtgcaaaatatttatatgatgtAAAgagtaaaataataaaaccaaaattaatttattttaaagatGATACTAACGAATTTCCTGAAATTCATCAATTTGTAAAtgaatgtgtatatatatatgatttcgatataaatattattaatggtAAATGGGAAACTAGTATAACAGATTTCATAGAATAtatccaaaaaaaatatagagatatttgtataaataaattaaatataactCAAACAAATTCATCTTTATTATCTACTTCTATAGCATTTATTAATGGAACTAGATATAATGATACATATAGCGAAAAATTGCATATTTTAAATGTTAGTTCAAAAGGTCTTCCAccttatttatatttaaaccCTATTTTTTATTGGACATATGGAGCTGTCTGgacttttattttatattttaaattagattattgtattttatatgatCATGGTTATTCTTCTATAGGCTCTATGGATGATACTATTAAAAAcgaatttttaaaatgtaataattgTTATTTACCTGCTTACTTTTTGAAAAATTGGGAATACGAAAGATATAATAGGTTACTtcataagaaaaaataa
- a CDS encoding CWC16 domain-containing protein, putative produces MAERKVLNKYIPPDFDPDKLMEKKKEMKKIEKKNNKNNKYNKKKKKFLNIRMMYPFTLKCSKCKAFTYVGTKFNSRVEKLKDETYLNIPIWKFYGKCSECRNELIFKTDPKNGDYVLIEGGIRTYDAHKEQEVADEYYKLNDDDQKDKIKNIEKQSYNALQELKTNEQLEELQNMNKRHIDKFSSINKALNKLYEKNEMENNKNNIFMNNLDSEDEKKLFDLLNKNRKNQNISQNIMNIKSTNAHVIVKEDDFEEDVVDTDEISDTNEIEDKSTNFLDKYNSINKKEENEINDNNTEKDKTVFKRNNITNNKTEINMNNKSFFSKKPLETHYKFVIKKKENISAILNEYNSDSSDSGRDGK; encoded by the coding sequence atggcagAAAGAAAAGTTTTGAACAAATATATTCCACCGGATTTTGATCCGGATAAATTAATGGAAAAAAAGaaggaaatgaaaaaaatagaaaagaaaaataataaaaataataaatataataaaaagaaaaagaaatttttaaatataagaATGATGTATCCATTTACATTAAAATGTAGCAAATGTAAAGCTTTTACTTATGTGGGTACGAAATTTAATTCAAGagttgaaaaattaaaagatgaaacatatttaaatattccaATTTGGAAATTTTATGGAAAATGTTCAGAATGTAGAAatgaattaatttttaaaacagATCCAAAAAATGGTGAttatgtattaatagaaggAGGTATAAGAACATATGATGCTCATAAAGAACAAGAAGTTGCAgatgaatattataaattaaatgatgatgatcaaaaagataaaataaaaaatattgaaaaacaATCATATAATGCTTTACAAGAATTAAAAACTAATGAACAATTAGAAGAATtacaaaatatgaataaaagaCATATTGACAAATTTAGTAGTATAAATAAagcattaaataaattatatgaaaaaaatgaaatggaaaataataaaaataatatatttatgaataaCCTCGATTcagaagatgaaaaaaaactcTTTGATCTTCTTAACAAAAATAggaaaaatcaaaatataagccaaaatataatgaacaTAAAATCAACTAATGCTCATGTTATTGTAAAAGAGGATGATTTTGAAGAGGATGTGGTTGATACTGATGAAATTAGCGATACCAATGAAATAGAGGATAAATCTACAAATTTTTTAGACAAATATAATTCgataaataaaaaggaagaaaatgaaataaacgATAATAATACAGAAAAAGATAAAACTGTTTTCAAGCGTAACAAcataacaaataataagacagaaataaatatgaacaataaatcatttttttcgaaaAAACCTTTGGAAACACATTACAAGtttgttattaaaaaaaaagaaaatatttccGCAATTTTGAATGAGTATAATTCCGATAGTTCTGACAGTGGTCGAGATGGAAAATAA